In Halichondria panicea chromosome 17, odHalPani1.1, whole genome shotgun sequence, a single window of DNA contains:
- the LOC135351550 gene encoding uncharacterized protein LOC135351550 isoform X3 — MKMPGVKTNRGMKLLLLCTMYLQLTHGEGIKCDSLAVPQHGSVEVHGGLSRDTQVGAVAVYSCNVDHVLVGVVNRTCTMDSSWTGAPPTCVAACPPPPPLAKGRMLRTWTSSDPLGTVAVYGCVEGFTTATGRPTISINCGKDRQWGELPVCEVVRCEELKSPDNGLVYLTNETLVGSVAYYNCSHGYQISGNSARTCSGDGQWSGNATLCTTGTDTGTTTGTTTGTDTSTTTGTATGTDTSTSTGTDTSTDTSTSTGTDAGGVSTAPRTALTWLYQAVISVICVLTMIVLIMVATIAVLCVKRRKYKTMQMTMDLTTLNDTSLNNPVYEGNQRLSFHLSGSNVNMSQYQIQDSIRGSSESIYEQLSEQGTLRPPPASLPRPSLHYAPSLPPPNLHYEMASLVTPSSLQSVDYLYDVWADSGHHYDTASNYKSSLYDLPASPYEIPTPTSKVSMADIYGSLYNILHDHVTSPSSSPAGSPLKLCRKSQSRSSLDQVFFTESDVYWRPATNSASLYEQLARNRYREILREQIQVTVHLGSGQFGMVNKGLWQSPVGVKEVAIKTLKTTSNEEDKVKFLQEAAINGQFQHPNVVKLYGVVTMGDPVMIVLEILVNGDLRNYLIKLRPEPGELVPSNTPQMLLQFCTDVAAGMVYLSSKAFVHRDLAARNILLTKGKTCKIGDFGLSRDLEDESYYISHGGEIPVKWTAPEALHYKKYSTASDVWSFGCVMYEIWSLGHKPFRGCSNTEAVNLLDRGFRLPPPPGSAREVYQIMIQCWHPATFHRPTFTELYQRVCVDMSPLPQETTPSEAAPHHLTVLGGSLETGKDLYPDLQNLYT; from the exons ATGAAGATGCCAGGAGTCAAGACTAACAGAGGAATGAAGTTGCTGCTTCTCTGCACTATGTATCTGCAGCTCACTCATGGAGAAG GTATCAAGTGTGACAGCCTAGCCGTCCCGCAACATGGAAGTGTGGAGGTACATGGAGGGTTGAGCAGGGACACTCAAGTAGGGGCCGTGGCAGTGTACAGCTGCAACGTTGATCACGttctggtgggtgtggtcaatcgCACATGTACCATGGACAGTTCATGGACtggagccccacccacttgtG TTGCTGCTTGCCCACCTCCACCACCACTGGCAAAAGGGCGTATGTTGCGGACATGGACATCAAGTGATCCATTAGGTACTGTAGCTGTCTATGGCTGTGTGGAGGGCTTCACCACGGCTACTGGGAGACCTACTATTAGTATCAATTGTGGCAAAGACAGGCAGTGGGGAGAGCTGCCCGTGTGTGAAG TTGTGAGATGTGAGGAATTGAAGTCACCTGATAATGGACTTGTGTACTTGACCAATGAAACGTTAGTCGGCTCTGTAGCCTACTATAACTGCAGCCATGGTTACCAGATTAGTGGTAACAGTGCTCGTACCTGCTCTGGTGATGGACAATGGTCTGGCAATGCAACACTGT GCACTACAGGCACTGATACAGGCACTACTACAGGCACTACTACAGGCACTGATACAAGCACTACTACAGGCACTGCTACAGGCACTGATACAAGCACTTCTACAGGCACTGATACAAGCACTGATACAAGCACTTCTACAGGCACTGATGCAGGTGGTGTTTCCACCGCTCCAAGAACTGCACTGACTTGGCTCTACCAGGCTGTCATATCCGTCATATGTGTCCTTACAATGATCGTTCTCATCATGGTGGCAACTATCGCCGTACTTTGTGTTAAGAGGAGGAAATATAAAACAATGCAGATGACCATGGACCTGACAACTCTGAACGATACTTCACTCAACAATCCAGTATACGAAG GTAATCAAAGGCTGTCGTTCCATCTGTCGGGTTCGAATGTCAATATGAGTCAATACCAGATCCAAGATTCCATTCGTGGTTCCAGTGAGTCCATTTATGAACAGCTCTCTGAGCAAGGGACGCTAAGACCACCACCAGCATCTCTACCACGCCCCAGCCTTCACTACGCACCATCTCTACCACCCCCCAACCTTCACTACGAGATGGCCTCACTTGTAACACCGTCTTCTCTGCAGTCAGTGGATTACCTGTACGATGTGTGGGCGGATAGCGGGCATCACTATGACACTGCTAGCAACTACAAGTCAAGTCTGTACGATCTACCAGCGTCACCCTATGAGAtacccacacccaca AGCAAAGTGTCCATGGCTGATATCTATGGTAGTCTATACAACATTCTTCATGATCATGTGACCTCTCCCTCGTCATCACCTGCTGGTTCACCACTCAAGCTCTGCAGAAAG AGCCAGTCACGATCTTCCCTGGACCAAGTGTTCTTTACTGAGAGTGATGTGTACTGGAGACCAGCCACCAACTCTGCCAGTCTCTATGAGCAGCTGGCTAGGAACAGATACAGGGAAATACTCAGAGAACAAATACA AGTGACTGTACACTTGGGCTCTGGCCAGTTTGGTATGGTGAACAAAGGTTTGTGGCAATCTCCAGTGGGTGTGAAGGAGGTAGCTATCAAGACTCTCAAGACCACCTCCAATGAGGAAGACAAAGTCAAGTTCCTCCAGGAGGCGGCCATTAATGGACAGTTCCAGCATCCCAACGTGGTCAAGTTGTACGGGGTGGTCACCATGGGAGACCCT GTGATGATTGTACTGGAGATTCTCGTGAATGGAGACCTTCGAAACTATCTTATCAAACTACGGCCAGA GCCAGGAGAGCTAGTGCCATCAAACACTCCACAGATGCTGCTCCAGTTCTGTACTGACGTAGCCGCTGGGATGGTGTACCTCTCTAGCAAAGCATTCGTACACAGGGACCTAGCTGCCAGGAACATACTGCTCACTAAAGGCAAGACATGCAAG ATTGGTGATTTTGGCCTCTCGAGAGATTTGGAGGATGAGAGTTACTACATATCTCACGGAGGGGAAATCCCTGTCAAGTGGACAGCCCCAGAG GCGCTCCATTACAAGAAATACTCGACAGCCAGTGATGTGTGGAGCTTTGGTTGTGTAATGTACGAGATATGGAGTCTGGGGCACAAACCATTCAGAGGGTGTTCCAACACCGAG GCGGTGAATTTGCTTGACCGTGGGTTTCGACTTCCTCCTCCACCTGGCTCTGCCAGAGAGGTGTACCAGATCATGATACAATGCTG GCATCCTGCTACATTTCACAGACCAACATTTACTGAGCTGTATCAGAGGGTCTGTGTCGACATGTCCCCCCTCCCACaagagaccacacccagtgaAGCCGCACCCCATCACCTGACTGTGCTCGGAGGATCACTGGAGACTGGCAAAGACTTGTATCCCGACCTGCAGAACTTGTACACTTGA
- the LOC135351550 gene encoding tyrosine-protein kinase Fes/Fps-like isoform X6, whose amino-acid sequence MKMPGVKTNRGMKLLLLCTMYLQLTHGEGIKCDSLAVPQHGSVEVHGGLSRDTQVGAVAVYSCNVDHVLVGVVNRTCTMDSSWTGAPPTCVAACPPPPPLAKGRMLRTWTSSDPLGTVAVYGCVEGFTTATGRPTISINCGKDRQWGELPVCEVVRCEELKSPDNGLVYLTNETLVGSVAYYNCSHGYQISGNSARTCSGDGQWSGNATLCTTTGTDTSTTTGTATGTDTSTSTGTDTSTDTSTSTGTDAGGVSTAPRTALTWLYQAVISVICVLTMIVLIMVATIAVLCVKRRKYKTMQMTMDLTTLNDTSLNNPVYEGNQRLSFHLSGSNVNMSQYQIQDSIRGSSESIYEQLSEQGTLRPPPASLPRPSLHYAPSLPPPNLHYEMASLVTPSSLQSVDYLYDVWADSGHHYDTASNYKSSLYDLPASPYEIPTPTSKVSMADIYGSLYNILHDHVTSPSSSPAGSPLKLCRKSQSRSSLDQVFFTESDVYWRPATNSASLYEQLARNRYREILREQIQVTVHLGSGQFGMVNKGLWQSPVGVKEVAIKTLKTTSNEEDKVKFLQEAAINGQFQHPNVVKLYGVVTMGDPVMIVLEILVNGDLRNYLIKLRPEPGELVPSNTPQMLLQFCTDVAAGMVYLSSKAFVHRDLAARNILLTKGKTCKIGDFGLSRDLEDESYYISHGGEIPVKWTAPEALHYKKYSTASDVWSFGCVMYEIWSLGHKPFRGCSNTEAVNLLDRGFRLPPPPGSAREVYQIMIQCWHPATFHRPTFTELYQRVCVDMSPLPQETTPSEAAPHHLTVLGGSLETGKDLYPDLQNLYT is encoded by the exons ATGAAGATGCCAGGAGTCAAGACTAACAGAGGAATGAAGTTGCTGCTTCTCTGCACTATGTATCTGCAGCTCACTCATGGAGAAG GTATCAAGTGTGACAGCCTAGCCGTCCCGCAACATGGAAGTGTGGAGGTACATGGAGGGTTGAGCAGGGACACTCAAGTAGGGGCCGTGGCAGTGTACAGCTGCAACGTTGATCACGttctggtgggtgtggtcaatcgCACATGTACCATGGACAGTTCATGGACtggagccccacccacttgtG TTGCTGCTTGCCCACCTCCACCACCACTGGCAAAAGGGCGTATGTTGCGGACATGGACATCAAGTGATCCATTAGGTACTGTAGCTGTCTATGGCTGTGTGGAGGGCTTCACCACGGCTACTGGGAGACCTACTATTAGTATCAATTGTGGCAAAGACAGGCAGTGGGGAGAGCTGCCCGTGTGTGAAG TTGTGAGATGTGAGGAATTGAAGTCACCTGATAATGGACTTGTGTACTTGACCAATGAAACGTTAGTCGGCTCTGTAGCCTACTATAACTGCAGCCATGGTTACCAGATTAGTGGTAACAGTGCTCGTACCTGCTCTGGTGATGGACAATGGTCTGGCAATGCAACACTGT GCACTACTACAGGCACTGATACAAGCACTACTACAGGCACTGCTACAGGCACTGATACAAGCACTTCTACAGGCACTGATACAAGCACTGATACAAGCACTTCTACAGGCACTGATGCAGGTGGTGTTTCCACCGCTCCAAGAACTGCACTGACTTGGCTCTACCAGGCTGTCATATCCGTCATATGTGTCCTTACAATGATCGTTCTCATCATGGTGGCAACTATCGCCGTACTTTGTGTTAAGAGGAGGAAATATAAAACAATGCAGATGACCATGGACCTGACAACTCTGAACGATACTTCACTCAACAATCCAGTATACGAAG GTAATCAAAGGCTGTCGTTCCATCTGTCGGGTTCGAATGTCAATATGAGTCAATACCAGATCCAAGATTCCATTCGTGGTTCCAGTGAGTCCATTTATGAACAGCTCTCTGAGCAAGGGACGCTAAGACCACCACCAGCATCTCTACCACGCCCCAGCCTTCACTACGCACCATCTCTACCACCCCCCAACCTTCACTACGAGATGGCCTCACTTGTAACACCGTCTTCTCTGCAGTCAGTGGATTACCTGTACGATGTGTGGGCGGATAGCGGGCATCACTATGACACTGCTAGCAACTACAAGTCAAGTCTGTACGATCTACCAGCGTCACCCTATGAGAtacccacacccaca AGCAAAGTGTCCATGGCTGATATCTATGGTAGTCTATACAACATTCTTCATGATCATGTGACCTCTCCCTCGTCATCACCTGCTGGTTCACCACTCAAGCTCTGCAGAAAG AGCCAGTCACGATCTTCCCTGGACCAAGTGTTCTTTACTGAGAGTGATGTGTACTGGAGACCAGCCACCAACTCTGCCAGTCTCTATGAGCAGCTGGCTAGGAACAGATACAGGGAAATACTCAGAGAACAAATACA AGTGACTGTACACTTGGGCTCTGGCCAGTTTGGTATGGTGAACAAAGGTTTGTGGCAATCTCCAGTGGGTGTGAAGGAGGTAGCTATCAAGACTCTCAAGACCACCTCCAATGAGGAAGACAAAGTCAAGTTCCTCCAGGAGGCGGCCATTAATGGACAGTTCCAGCATCCCAACGTGGTCAAGTTGTACGGGGTGGTCACCATGGGAGACCCT GTGATGATTGTACTGGAGATTCTCGTGAATGGAGACCTTCGAAACTATCTTATCAAACTACGGCCAGA GCCAGGAGAGCTAGTGCCATCAAACACTCCACAGATGCTGCTCCAGTTCTGTACTGACGTAGCCGCTGGGATGGTGTACCTCTCTAGCAAAGCATTCGTACACAGGGACCTAGCTGCCAGGAACATACTGCTCACTAAAGGCAAGACATGCAAG ATTGGTGATTTTGGCCTCTCGAGAGATTTGGAGGATGAGAGTTACTACATATCTCACGGAGGGGAAATCCCTGTCAAGTGGACAGCCCCAGAG GCGCTCCATTACAAGAAATACTCGACAGCCAGTGATGTGTGGAGCTTTGGTTGTGTAATGTACGAGATATGGAGTCTGGGGCACAAACCATTCAGAGGGTGTTCCAACACCGAG GCGGTGAATTTGCTTGACCGTGGGTTTCGACTTCCTCCTCCACCTGGCTCTGCCAGAGAGGTGTACCAGATCATGATACAATGCTG GCATCCTGCTACATTTCACAGACCAACATTTACTGAGCTGTATCAGAGGGTCTGTGTCGACATGTCCCCCCTCCCACaagagaccacacccagtgaAGCCGCACCCCATCACCTGACTGTGCTCGGAGGATCACTGGAGACTGGCAAAGACTTGTATCCCGACCTGCAGAACTTGTACACTTGA